A stretch of DNA from Manihot esculenta cultivar AM560-2 chromosome 7, M.esculenta_v8, whole genome shotgun sequence:
ATATATAATCTGTTTGAGATTTTAAGTTCTGAACATTTCTTCTTATATGACGTCCTCTCTATGCAGTCACACTAAGAGCTCCAAAATGGTATAAACGTCCAGCTGGGGTGTCTTTTTGCTTTGGAGGAAAGCTTGTATCATTTCACCCAAAGTCATCTGCTGCAGGTGCTTCAGAGGTATGTTTGGTTTTGGCATTGAGGTTTATACTCTTTTcccttaattttctttttttttttttaatttgtaatatcCTCTGCTATTTTATCCTAGGTCCTTTTGCATAACTTAGTCACAGAGCACAGTTTGGTGAGTCGTTCATCTGAATTTGAATCTGCCATACAAAATGGGGAGAAGTCATCACTAAAAGCATTATGTGAGAAAAAGTCTCAAGAATCTGAGTATGACTTCTTTTCTGGGACTTGGatatcccccccccccccccttttgATATAGTGAAattgttttcttcttcttctagcaAATTGACTTGTTGCACAACCTGTCTGGTTAATTATATTAACAGATCTGAGGATGACCGTGAAACTTGGGGCTtcttaaaagttatgtttgaagAAGATGGGACAGCAAGGACCAAGATGCTTGCCCACCTTGGTTTCAGTGTACCTGTTGAAGAGAAAGAAGATCTACATAATGATATCTCCCAACAAATAGATTCCATTCGGCTTGATGATACAGCAACTGATAAAGTAGGATTTGGAAGTGTTAAAGAGGCCACTGATTTCCCTGTAGACGATGGGGAAGATTTCTTTAACAATCTCCCAAGCCCCAAAATTGGCACACCTAAATTTACTTCTACTGATGGCATTGGAGCTGGGAATTCAGCTCCTTATCCAGAAGAAATAAAACATGAACCAGATGTACTGGAGGAGAGTGCTGATCCATCATTTGATGATAGCGTCCAGCATGCTTTGGTTGTGGGGGACTACAAGGGTGCTGTTGCACTGTGTATAGCTGCAAATAAAATTGCTGATGCTTTAGTTATTGCTCATGTTGGTGGTACTTCCTTGTGGGAGAATACTCGTGATCAATACCTTAAGATGAGCCGGTCACCTTACTTGAAGGTAGCTCAATCTTTAAACTTCTTATGTTGCATTACTTTCTTTTAAAGGAGCCAAGCTATTTATTTTGTGTAGATGCATTTATGTATAAAGAGTTACTAGGGGTGGCtatcatatcatttcatgaTTCACTGGAGGATTTCACTTTACAATTTACTGTTTTCACTTTCAGATTGTATCTGCAATGGTGAACAATGATCTCATGAGACTTGTAAACACCAGGCCCCTCAAATACTGGAAAGAAACTCTTGCTCTTCTATGTACAGTAAGTTCTTGGACTCCTATAATTTATATAGCGTAATTACTGACCTAAAGCAACAGTAGGATGTGTTAGAGATCCTTTTCTTCCGAGTAATATGCATGAGATGATTTCAACTTTGCTGCAATTGGTTATAGCTCTCATGTGCCTCACATAAAGGGAAAAAATGGGGAACTAAAAGAacgaattagaaaaaaaaaatgctacTTATCGTTTGCACAGtgtatgtgatgttttcatcaTAATGGATGATCAGTTCGCTCAGAATGAGGAATGGAGTCTTCTGTGTAATTCACTTGCTTCTAAGCTGATGGCCGTTGGCAATACTTTGGCTGCAACTCTGTGTTTTATATGTGCGGGGAATATAGATAAAACTGTTGAAATTTGGTCGAGGCATTTGACAACTGAGTGCAAAGGAAAATCATATGTTGAACTTCTTCAGGTAAGTTTACTGCAATTGGTCGAAATGTTGTCTTCTTCAGGTAATATTTGTCTTCTCTATTGAAGCTTGGTAAATCTGCTTCCCTTTAGGATTTGATGGAGAAGACTATTGTCCTTGCACTAGCAAGTGGTCAGAAGCGATTTAGTGCATCTCTGTGCAAGCTTGTTGAGAAATATGCCGAAATTTTAGCCAGTCAGGGGCTTTTAACAACAGCAATGGAATACCTGAAACTTTTAGGGTCTGAGGAATTGTCTCCTGAACTTATGATCTTACGAGATCGTATTGCCCTATCCACAGAACCTGGTAGGTTATTTGGTGAAGAGTTCCATATTATGATTAAACTTTGCGATCCTCAATGGTTTGTTGTGTGTATCTCTCTCTCTAAAGCTCTTTGGTGAAATAAAtgtcaattaaataatttgattgattttgatgTAGATAAAAATGACAAGACTTCAGCTTTTGAAAACTCTCAGCAGCAACGTGGGTTACCATATGCCGAACAATCTGTTTTTGGTGCGTCTGATCCCTCCCAGCACTATTATTCGGTGGGTTCTTTGGCACTTTGCTGCTCTCCTACATATTACATTTTATTTCTTATTGTGGAATTATGATGATGCTAGCGTAAACGACGGTTATTGCTTTAACTTGATACCATTTGTTGCTTAGGAAGCAGCACCATCACAAGTTCATCAAAGTGTTCCTAGCAGTCCATACAGTGAAAATTATCAACAAACTCTTGGTCCTTCATACGGAAGAGGATATGGTGCTCCTACTCCATACCAACCTGCAGCACAGGCTGCAACATATCAGCCTGCACTACAGCCTGGAATGTTTATTCCATCTCAGGCACCTCAAGTCCCTCAGGTATTTTTCTTATTGTTAATGTTCATCTTGATTCTTGATGTAAAATATAGCTAATTGGAAGGGTAAACTTGTATAAAGGTGCAATTTTTGTTTCCGAGTTCAGAAAAAAATggactaatttttttaatgctttggactattcttttaatatttaggtTCCTGTCTTTGCCAACCTATGTGGTAAAATATTATCATCTTAGCTCTTAGagaacacttttttttttcctttttgcatAGGAAGACTAATTTGAATGTTGTAGGGCTTCTGTATAGAAGTGCGAGTGTATGTGTTGTTTACtagtttttcaaaatatttttaattggatTTGTTGCCATATCACTATGTAGACCACATTATATTTGaaggttattttaataatatgattaTTGATTAGATGACATTACTTTTCACCCTTTTTTGCATGTAGCCAAGTTTTGCTCCACCTCATGCTGCCGCTCAACAAGCTGTTAAGACTTTTGTTCCATCAAATAATGTTCCTATTCTGAGAAATGCGGAGCAATACCAGCAACCCTCATTGGGTTCTCAGTTATATGCTGTATGTACATCTACGGAAAATCCCAAATTCAGTTTTGCGTGCagagtttttttaatttatttaacctCATTTTGTGTGCTTGTTTCAGGGGACTGCTAATGCTACATACCACCCTGTGCAACCTCCAGCTGGTTCACAAGGTCCTATTACTTCTCAAGTGGGTCCCATGCCTGGCCATAAAATACCACAGGTTATGGCCCCCACTTCAACACCCATGGGATTTAGGCCTGTAACAAATTCTGGAGTTGTACAAAGACCTGGAATGAGTTCAATGCAACCTCCTAGTCCTACTCAATCAGCAGCAGTACAACCAGCAGTGGCGCCTCCTGCTCCACCACCTACAGTACAGACGGTTGATACTTCAAATGTACCTGGTATTAACAAAAGTCTCTGTTGATTAAAGCTTCTATTGTCCTTGGTATTTTTTTCAGTGCTTTTCCCCCTTTAGTTGTCTTTGACTCTTCTACTACTACTAGTAGATGAAGTTTATAGTACAGAGATGTATATAGTATTTAAGTCAAGTCTGATGTTTGATGCTGTTTAGACTGGTGCCTGTCTGATGCTTCTAGTAATTGATTGTTCTATGGGGACTGTAGTTTTGACATGGTTGATGCAACTATTATCACAGAGAAACAAATGAAAGCATTGCGGTTTGTTGTTTACAATTTATTTAGATGTGCTTAGACATGCAAAATAAAATGCTTGGAGTCTTGTCAAGAATTTGTTAATATGGCTGCACCTGAGAATGACTAGCTCATGAAGCATTCACAACTGTAGTATTTATTTATGCTAGATATATAATTTGGGAGGCCAAACTTTTTCTTCAGTAATGTTTGAAGTAATAATTGATGTGTTTTCTATTCTAATGCTTTTCTGATTAGTTAATTGTTTTGACATAATCTGCTGCAGCTCATCATAAACCTGTCATTACAACATTGACAAGACTTTTTAATGAGACATCAGAAGCTTTGGGAGGTTCACGTGCTAATCCAGCTCGAAAACGTGAAATAGAAGACAATTCAAGGAAATTTGGTGCCTTGTTTGCAAAGCTCAACAGTGGGGATATATCAAAAAATGCTTCTGACAAGCTTGTTCAGCTGTGCCAGGCGTTAGATAAAAATGATTTTAGCACAGCCCTGCAAATCCAGGTGTGTGTTTAAGAAATTCTGAATGCTTTTATGTCGACAATGTTGATATGCAAACCTGTAGTAGGTCACACGCTCTAACTGCTAGTAATTCTATTATTTCTGCATTGAAACAGGTACTTCTTACGACAAGTGAGTGGGATGAGTGCAACTTCTGGCTTGCAACACTCAAAAGAATGATAAAGACGAGGCAGGGTGTGGGTGCAAGATCAAGTTAAAAAAACAATCATTTTCCATTGCACAGGTGTGGTAATGCTCCTTGGGCGCTGTTATTTCTTTCCTTAGTGTACACAAAAATATGTTGTTTCCTAGGCTGCAACCACAGGGTTTTGGGTCATAGTCCTACATCTTGCCTGCAAAAATCTCAGCTAACAGAAATGCAAATTCTGGAAGCAATTAGGTGAAGGATAGTTCTCAGGATATTTAATGAACTTGTTGCCGATTGTTCCTTTTTTTCACTTTGATATTTGTAGTATTCAGAAATATAGATTTTGTTTTTAGCCCACCAGTGTTTTGACAGAttcatttttgtttttctttgggCGAAGATCAATGTCATACATCTTTCGTTGTCAACTTGATTATCCATGGGATTTTTGTCATTAATATGACGTTCAGATAAAGTTCTAATAACACCATTGATCCTCAAGTGTGCACCCCATAATGTCCTAAAGATCTCTTCAAAATGTTAGGGCTCTTGGAGAGGAGATTACGTACAGATACTTTCAACAATGATAAAGAAAAAGATGCATCGTAAGCAAAGTAAAACgggaaaaatgataaaattggtTTTGAATTACGTGTTGTGTATGGTTGCTTTCTATCATAATCCTTGTTTTTTGTGGTGCATCTCCAGTTCTGTTTGGATAAGTTATTGCTGGATTTTGGATAATATTACCTCCC
This window harbors:
- the LOC110618779 gene encoding protein transport protein SEC31 homolog B; translation: MACIKSVNRSASVALAPDAPYIAAGTMAGAVDLSFSSFASLEIFKLDFQSDDRDLPLVGEFQSSERFNRLAWGRNGSGSDQYSLGLIAGGLVDGGIDIWNPLNLIRSESSESALVGHLSNHKGPVRGLEFNTFTPNLLASGADDGEICIWDLAAPSEPSHFPPLKGSGAAAQGEISYVSWNSKVQHILASTSLNGITVVWDLKKQKPVISVEDSVRRRCSVLQWHPDVATQLIIASDEDSSPALRLWDMRNTMTPVKEFVGHTKGVIAMSWCPSDSSYLLTCAKDNRTICWNTITGEIVRELPPGANWNFDIHWYPKIPGVISASSFDGKIGIYNIEGCSQYSTGESDFGAVTLRAPKWYKRPAGVSFCFGGKLVSFHPKSSAAGASEVLLHNLVTEHSLVSRSSEFESAIQNGEKSSLKALCEKKSQESESEDDRETWGFLKVMFEEDGTARTKMLAHLGFSVPVEEKEDLHNDISQQIDSIRLDDTATDKVGFGSVKEATDFPVDDGEDFFNNLPSPKIGTPKFTSTDGIGAGNSAPYPEEIKHEPDVLEESADPSFDDSVQHALVVGDYKGAVALCIAANKIADALVIAHVGGTSLWENTRDQYLKMSRSPYLKIVSAMVNNDLMRLVNTRPLKYWKETLALLCTFAQNEEWSLLCNSLASKLMAVGNTLAATLCFICAGNIDKTVEIWSRHLTTECKGKSYVELLQDLMEKTIVLALASGQKRFSASLCKLVEKYAEILASQGLLTTAMEYLKLLGSEELSPELMILRDRIALSTEPDKNDKTSAFENSQQQRGLPYAEQSVFGASDPSQHYYSEAAPSQVHQSVPSSPYSENYQQTLGPSYGRGYGAPTPYQPAAQAATYQPALQPGMFIPSQAPQVPQPSFAPPHAAAQQAVKTFVPSNNVPILRNAEQYQQPSLGSQLYAGTANATYHPVQPPAGSQGPITSQVGPMPGHKIPQVMAPTSTPMGFRPVTNSGVVQRPGMSSMQPPSPTQSAAVQPAVAPPAPPPTVQTVDTSNVPAHHKPVITTLTRLFNETSEALGGSRANPARKREIEDNSRKFGALFAKLNSGDISKNASDKLVQLCQALDKNDFSTALQIQVLLTTSEWDECNFWLATLKRMIKTRQGVGARSS